CCGCTCTTTCCCGTAAGAAGAAATGGAACTTTGTGCCGCAGGTCAAGAAAGGTGACAAGGTTACGGCCGGTGATATTCTGGGAACGGTCTCCGAGACGGTTCTCATCGAGCACCGAATCATGGTTCCCCCCGATCTTACTGGCGAGATCGCCGAGATCAGGAAAGGTTCCTTCACGGTCGAAGATACCGTCGCTGTCATCAAGGATAAAGATGGAAAGAAAATCAACCTCACCATGATGCAGCGCTGGCCGGTGCGACGCCCTCGTCCTTACAAGCGCAAGCACGCACCGCACGAGATTATCTCCACAGGACAGCGGGTTATCGACACCTTCTACCCCCTGGGCAAGGGCGGGACGGCGTGTGTTCCAGGCCCGTTCGGGTCAGGCAAGACCGTTATCCAGCACCAGCTTGCAAAATGGGCGGACGCTGAGGTGATCATCTATGTGGGCTGCGGGGAGCGCGGCAACGAGATGACCGACGTTCTGATCGAATTCCCAGAGTTAGCCGATCCCAAGTCGGGCGAGCCTTTGATGAAGCGCACCGTTTTGATCGCCAACACCTCCAACATGCCTGTGGCCGCGCGCGAGGCCTCGGTCTACACCGGCATCACCATCGCTGAGTATTTCCGCGATATGGGCTACTCGGTAGCCCTTATGGCCGACTCCACCTCCCGCTGGGCCGAGGCGATGCGCGAGATCTCAGGCCGTCTGGAGGAGATGCCGGGCGAGGAAGGCTATCCTGCATACCTTTCAGCCCGCATCGCCGAGTTCTACGAGCGTGCAGGACTGGTCTCCTGCCTTGGTTCTGATGACCGCCGCGGTGCCTTATCCGTGATCGGGGCGGTATCCCCTCCGGGCGGCGACCTTTCAGACCCTGTGGTTCAGGCGACCCTGCGCGTGGTCAAGGTCTTCTGGTCACTTGAGGCGAATCTGGCGTATGCCAGGCACTTCCCGGCCATCTCGTGGCTCCGCTCCTACTCGCTGTACACCCCCTCGGTTGCTGAATCCGTCCGTGAGACCCTGGGTGCGAAGTTTCTTGAAGACTCAAAAGAGGCGATGC
The genomic region above belongs to candidate division TA06 bacterium B3_TA06 and contains:
- a CDS encoding V-type ATP synthase subunit A — encoded protein: MNRAEDVGRILKVSGPLVVAEGMGTSRMYDVVKVSEKRLVGEIIGLEGERVSIQVYEDTGGIGPGEPVYPTHEPLSVELGPGLVAAIYDGIQRPLSDIAARTGSFISRGVEIPALSRKKKWNFVPQVKKGDKVTAGDILGTVSETVLIEHRIMVPPDLTGEIAEIRKGSFTVEDTVAVIKDKDGKKINLTMMQRWPVRRPRPYKRKHAPHEIISTGQRVIDTFYPLGKGGTACVPGPFGSGKTVIQHQLAKWADAEVIIYVGCGERGNEMTDVLIEFPELADPKSGEPLMKRTVLIANTSNMPVAAREASVYTGITIAEYFRDMGYSVALMADSTSRWAEAMREISGRLEEMPGEEGYPAYLSARIAEFYERAGLVSCLGSDDRRGALSVIGAVSPPGGDLSDPVVQATLRVVKVFWSLEANLAYARHFPAISWLRSYSLYTPSVAESVRETLGAKFLEDSKEAMRLLQEEDELAEIVRLIGIDALSPKERLIMEAARSIREDFLHQNAFHEIDTYASLSKQAKMLSAVLRYYREARKALDAGADLDDLIELPVREKIARTRYIPEGDRERIPKIEEEVVEAISSLKRKEEVTS